A DNA window from Arachis duranensis cultivar V14167 chromosome 3, aradu.V14167.gnm2.J7QH, whole genome shotgun sequence contains the following coding sequences:
- the LOC107480673 gene encoding mitochondrial inner membrane protein OXA1-like — translation MKRQRFESGETNAELPLPVNSSPAALGSSTPQLHCSTVLKFKFSPMAYRRYLLRRTNLSNCNFHPSFSYVLHHTIDEPNQRQQEKPVPAAITSLIQARSFGSFLNGSTGFGASSKRRTIFNNTFSGYSLCRYMSMLNDDSDKINFGVDVVDVLAETTIDTVASQAAGSVVDEVAIAAADSLLPAKMVQYAIDYVHSFTGMNWWAAIVMTTLLVRIATIPFLVNQLKANSRFTVLRLKVDEIKAQMEDKASDPAAVAEGQKQIEKLFKEYGVSPFPSLQGVFIQAPILISFFIAILNMAEKMPSLKHGGAYWFTDLTTPDSLYIFPVLTALSFLVIVEHNIQEGSDGTLVESSTTMRNLSRAASVLVVPFAMELPKAIFCFWLTSNLFSIIYGLVIRAPSVKKSLGIPVIVVDSAPADAPESQR, via the exons ATGAAACGACAGCGTTTTGAATCTGGAGAAACAAACGCTGAGCTACCACTACCAGTAAACAGCAGTCCAGCAGCATTAGGCTCTTCCACCCCGCAGCTGCACTGTTCCACCGTACTCAAATTCAAG TTCTCACCAATGGCTTATCGACGCTACCTCCTGCGAAGAACCAACCTCTCAAACTGCAACTTCCATCCTTCTTTCAGCTACGTTCTCCACCACACCATCGACGAACCCAACCAACGGCAACAAGAAAAACCGGTTCCAGCGGCAATAACTAGTTTGATCCAAGCGCGGTCCTTCGGGAGCTTCCTCAATGGATCAACGGGGTTCGGTGCTTCTTCTAAACGCAGAACGATTTTCAATAACACGTTTTCTGGATATAGTTTGTGCAGATACATGTCTATGTTGAATGATGATTCCGATAAGATCAATTTCGGGGTCGACGTGGTGGATGTGCTCGCCGAAACGACCATTGATACCGTAGCTTCTCAGGCTGCTGGTTCCGTCGTCGACGAAGTTGCGATTGCTGCCGCTGATTCTCTTTTACCGGCGAAGATGGTGCAGTATGCCATCGACTATGTGCATTCCTTCACTGGCATGAACTG GTGGGCGGCCATAGTTATGACAACCCTCTTGGTTCGAATCGCAACAATTCCATTCTTAGTAAATCAACTTAAGGCTAATTCCAGATTCACT GTATTGAGGCTTAAAGTAGATGAAATAAAGGCACAGATGGAAGACAAG GCATCGGATCCTGCAGCTGTTGCCGAAGGTCAGAAACAAATTGAGAAGCTATTTAAGGA ATATGGTGTGAGTCCATTTCCATCATTGCAGGGGGTCTTTATTCAAGCTCCTATCTTGATCAGTTTCTTCATTGCA ATATTAAACATGGCAGAAAAAATGCCATCACTCAAGCATGGTGGAGCCTACTGGTTTACTGATCTCACAACTCCAGATTCCTTATACATTTTTCCTGTTTTGACTGCATTGTCATTCTTGGTAATAGTAGAG CATAATATTCAAGAAGGTTCTGATGGTACACTTGTGGAGAGCAGTACTACCATGAGAAATCTCTCTAGGGCTGCTTCTGTTCTTGTAGTCCCTTTTGCCATGGAACTTCCAAAG GCTATATTTTGTTTCTGGCTTACatcaaatttgttttcaattattTATGGACTTG TTATTAGAGCTCCCAGCGTAAAGAAAAGCTTAGGTATTCCTGTAATAGTCGTTGATTCAGCACCTGCCGATGCTCCAGAATCCCAGCGCTAA
- the LOC127745590 gene encoding uncharacterized protein LOC127745590: MDFKEAVREYCIQEGRRVRFKKNDNVQCRTLCKGEKCPWVIYVSKDSDGVFWQVKIFNDDHTCPRETKNKLANRGWLASKLVKKLRKFPNLKHFETLTYFKSKCDLDLNKSSLTRALGDARHIVYSDAVAQYGMVRDYGETLLKCNPGTNMRMTTILHPNPTEEPTFDKMYICLDGCKNGFRTGCRSLIGLDGAFLKIRFGGQILAAIYAIANAIVLVENTDNWRWFLELLHEDLGSYTQNGWCFILDMQKGLITAVQEVFPDG; encoded by the exons ATGGATTTTAAGGAGGCTGTGAGGGAATATTGCATCCAGGAAGGTAGAAGAGTTAGATTCAAGAAAAATGATAATGTACAATGCAGGACTTTATGTAAGGGTGAGAAATGTCCATGGGTTATCTATGTCTCTAAGGATAGTGACGGTGTTTTCTGGCAAGTTAAAATCTTCAATGATGATCATACCTGCCCAAGagagacaaaaaataaattagctaACAGAGGGTGGTTAGCAAGCAAGTTAGTGAAGAAGCTTAGGAAATTTCCAAATCTGAAGCACTTTGAAACTTTAACATACTTCAAAAGCAAATGTGACTTGGACTTGAACAAGTCTTCCCTAACAAGAGCACTTGGAGATGCAAGGCACATTGTGTATAGTGATGCTGTTGCACAATATGGAATGGTGAGAGACTATGGTGAGACTCTCCTGAAGTGCAACCCTGGTACTAATATGCGCATGACAACAATTCTTCATCCCAACCCCACAGAAGAGCCCACTTTTGACAAGATGTATATTTGTTTGGATGGGTGCAAGAATGGATTTAGGACGGGATGCAGATCTCTAATAGGGCTTGATGGAGCATTCCTAAAAATCAGATTTGGTGGACAAATCTTGGCAGCAATTTACGCCATTGCAAATGCCATTGTACTAGTGGAGAATACGGATAATTGGAGGTGGTTCCTTGAGCTGTTGCATGAGGATCTAGGGAGCTACACTCAAAATGGGTGGTGTTTTATTTTGGACATGCAAAAG GGGCTAATCACAGCTGTGCAGGAGGTCTTTCCTGATGGCTGA